One genomic window of Borreliella burgdorferi B31 includes the following:
- the def gene encoding peptide deformylase, whose translation MEMVFYPNDLLRVKTKQIENIDDKIRDYAKKMIELMDISGGVGLAAPQVGLDLALFVVRENKMARPLVFINPSIIETSYEFSSYKEGCLSIPGVYYDLMRPKAVVINFHDENGKSFTIENSDFLARIIQHEMDHLNGVLFIDYYEEKLKNKLLKPYMRERGLKAK comes from the coding sequence ATGGAAATGGTATTTTATCCTAATGATTTGCTTCGTGTTAAGACAAAGCAAATCGAGAATATTGACGATAAGATTAGAGATTATGCTAAAAAGATGATAGAATTGATGGATATTAGCGGTGGAGTTGGGCTTGCTGCTCCCCAAGTAGGCCTTGATTTGGCGCTTTTTGTAGTTAGAGAGAATAAAATGGCAAGGCCTTTGGTTTTTATCAATCCTTCAATCATAGAGACTTCTTATGAGTTTAGTTCTTACAAAGAGGGGTGTTTGAGTATACCAGGAGTTTATTATGATTTAATGAGGCCTAAAGCTGTTGTAATAAATTTTCATGATGAGAATGGAAAATCTTTTACTATAGAAAATTCTGATTTTTTGGCAAGAATTATTCAGCACGAAATGGACCATTTAAATGGAGTTCTTTTTATTGATTATTACGAAGAAAAGTTAAAAAATAAATTACTAAAGCCTTATATGAGAGAAAGGGGGCTTAAGGCAAAATGA
- a CDS encoding 16S rRNA (uracil(1498)-N(3))-methyltransferase gives MNLMLITFNEFKTGISLNDTRAEHLVKILKLKDNDKFKFGILGEKNIYHCIYKKDKKLFFKKIFKVGESNKLKKLYVLIGMIRPIVAKRIIKELASIGTYKIIFFNTELTEKSYLNSKIFKNNDCEKHLIAGAMQGKITYLPKIKIIKNLKESLKYIQQENFEIKILLEKNSEKNLIDIEQINNAVIIVGPERGFTEKEKQLIAQYNFSPYSISTNTLRTETATIAASIITASKLINM, from the coding sequence ATGAATCTAATGTTAATAACTTTTAATGAATTTAAAACAGGAATTTCACTCAATGATACTAGGGCAGAACATCTTGTTAAAATCTTAAAATTAAAAGATAACGACAAATTTAAATTTGGTATTCTTGGAGAAAAAAACATTTACCACTGCATTTACAAAAAAGATAAAAAACTATTTTTCAAGAAAATCTTTAAAGTAGGTGAATCTAATAAACTTAAAAAATTATATGTGCTAATTGGAATGATAAGACCAATTGTTGCCAAAAGAATCATAAAAGAACTTGCTAGCATTGGAACATACAAAATAATTTTTTTTAACACTGAGCTTACTGAAAAATCATATTTAAATTCTAAAATCTTTAAAAACAATGATTGCGAAAAACATTTAATAGCCGGAGCAATGCAAGGAAAAATAACATACTTACCAAAAATAAAAATTATAAAAAATTTGAAAGAAAGCCTTAAATATATTCAACAAGAAAATTTTGAAATAAAAATATTGCTTGAAAAAAATAGTGAAAAAAATTTAATTGATATAGAACAAATAAACAATGCGGTCATTATTGTGGGACCTGAAAGAGGATTTACAGAAAAAGAAAAACAATTAATAGCACAATATAATTTTTCCCCTTACAGCATATCCACAAACACCCTGAGAACAGAAACAGCCACAATTGCTGCATCTATTATTACAGCATCAAAACTAATTAATATGTGA
- the fmt gene encoding methionyl-tRNA formyltransferase, translating into MKIFFVSSSSIALEVFKEIVKHYEVVGVLTLPDRPKGRGQKLSQNVIKSEAIARNIKVLDPLILDDNVLNLVRDLNPDLMLVFSYGKIFKKEFLDLFPKGCINVHPSLLPKYRGVSPIQSAILNGDCVSGVTIQSMALEMDSGNILVQKNFKIRSYDTSHDISKLVSSLSPSLVLEALEKISKGFLGIPQKSSEATFCSFLKKESGFIDFNLSAFEIKNKINACNPWPLVRVRLDYNDIIFHRADFLEVDLYKERKIGEIVDFNPEKGLFVNTGKGILLLLEVQRPGRKVLDFKSFYNGSRQLIGQVFSSIE; encoded by the coding sequence ATGAAAATATTTTTTGTAAGCTCTTCTTCTATTGCTTTAGAAGTTTTCAAAGAGATTGTAAAGCATTATGAAGTGGTGGGAGTTTTGACTTTGCCTGATAGACCCAAGGGTAGAGGACAAAAGTTAAGTCAAAATGTAATAAAGTCAGAGGCTATTGCTAGGAATATTAAAGTTCTTGATCCTTTGATTCTTGATGATAATGTATTAAATTTAGTTAGAGATTTGAATCCAGATTTAATGTTAGTTTTTTCTTATGGCAAGATTTTTAAAAAAGAATTTTTAGATCTTTTCCCAAAGGGATGTATTAATGTTCATCCTTCTCTTTTACCCAAATATAGAGGCGTTTCTCCGATTCAATCTGCAATTTTAAATGGTGATTGTGTTAGCGGTGTTACTATTCAGAGTATGGCTTTAGAAATGGATAGTGGCAATATTTTAGTGCAAAAAAATTTTAAAATAAGATCTTATGATACAAGTCATGATATTTCAAAACTTGTATCAAGCCTTAGTCCAAGCCTTGTTCTAGAAGCTTTGGAAAAAATTAGCAAGGGTTTTTTGGGAATTCCTCAAAAATCAAGCGAAGCTACTTTTTGTTCTTTTTTAAAAAAAGAATCTGGATTTATAGATTTTAATTTAAGTGCATTTGAGATTAAAAATAAAATTAATGCGTGCAATCCTTGGCCACTTGTAAGAGTTAGGCTTGATTATAACGACATTATTTTTCATCGCGCCGATTTTTTGGAGGTAGATTTATATAAGGAGAGAAAAATAGGAGAAATTGTTGATTTTAATCCTGAAAAAGGATTATTTGTTAATACCGGGAAAGGGATTCTTTTGCTTTTAGAAGTTCAAAGACCTGGAAGAAAGGTTTTGGATTTTAAGTCCTTTTATAATGGAAGTAGGCAGCTAATAGGGCAAGTGTTTTCTTCAATAGAATAG
- a CDS encoding HAD family hydrolase: MKNIKAVASDLDGTLLLSKSYIGAFTELVIKKLTKEKKKFIIATGRSKNEIIQIIKKTDQLQVSFFITLNGAKVYNQEWKLIKSHNLSAEVVKKILNLRDEKFSHIPHFLHKADQNDDQLNIDIKTKIAIDQCKKLQKESNVFRHEIISPINKIQEIKDFNELKNFENVAKIILAGGEESLIEYEAMILEKYKGEINAYLSTPNSLEIVDHKVSKGNALKEVLKTININLSETIAFGDGFNDTDMLENVKKGLLMGNANYRLKAMLPYLEVIGTNDEEAVANYINENVLEEPI; this comes from the coding sequence ATGAAAAATATTAAAGCGGTTGCCTCTGATCTTGATGGCACTCTTTTACTATCAAAAAGCTATATTGGAGCCTTTACAGAACTTGTAATTAAAAAATTAACAAAAGAAAAAAAGAAATTCATAATAGCAACAGGAAGAAGTAAAAATGAAATCATTCAAATTATAAAAAAAACAGATCAACTGCAAGTTTCATTTTTCATTACATTAAACGGAGCAAAAGTTTACAATCAAGAATGGAAATTAATAAAAAGTCATAATTTATCTGCTGAAGTGGTAAAGAAGATTTTAAATTTAAGAGACGAGAAATTTAGTCACATACCTCATTTTTTACATAAAGCAGATCAAAACGACGACCAATTAAATATTGACATCAAGACTAAAATTGCAATTGATCAATGTAAAAAATTGCAAAAAGAATCCAATGTCTTCAGACATGAAATAATCAGCCCAATCAATAAAATTCAAGAAATTAAAGACTTTAACGAGCTTAAAAATTTTGAAAATGTTGCAAAAATAATACTAGCTGGCGGAGAAGAAAGCCTAATAGAATATGAAGCAATGATTTTAGAGAAATATAAAGGAGAAATAAATGCATACCTTTCTACCCCAAATTCACTAGAAATTGTAGATCATAAAGTCTCCAAAGGTAATGCATTAAAAGAAGTTCTTAAAACTATAAATATTAATTTAAGCGAAACCATAGCTTTTGGAGATGGCTTTAATGATACTGATATGCTAGAAAATGTTAAAAAGGGATTACTAATGGGAAATGCAAATTATAGATTAAAAGCAATGCTTCCTTACTTAGAAGTAATAGGAACAAATGATGAAGAAGCTGTTGCAAACTACATTAATGAGAATGTCTTAGAAGAACCTATTTAG
- a CDS encoding aminopeptidase P family protein, translated as MDINKRLALLRDHMRDNGVDAYLVAGYDPHFSEYSHERYSTRKFITGFSGSFGTVIITLSKAVLFTDGRYFLQAEQELKGTEIALIKLGVKGSPDIFTYINLNLKESKLGIYSDEISIKFYKELSEKCKNTHIKALNQDLIDLIWKSRPQLEFSHVFELADAEKNNKRAEKIKSIYLILEKNLADFYVITALDEIAWVLNLRGADVEESALFYSFLLISRNKNRKNVLFVDXKKLDSGVKEALEMENFEIESYSNFYCFLDKIKHEGKFFVSFYANVRVLKVLGETNIILGESIISSLKALKTDYELLKMKEAHIIDAIALIKFLRKFKSLSKVELSELDEIDVADMLLHFRKLNKDFFSSSFDSIVGFRENGALPHYKPKRGRKINTNGLLLIDSGGSYFGLGTTDVTRVFLIGDASDEEKRDYTLVLKAFIGLSSLKFPYGSSGAFLDGICRLPLLKNELNFIHGTGHGVGFFLNVHELPVSISPNSSYLFKGSEVVSIEPGLYRTFSHGIRIENLVFVRQAFTNDFGAFLEFENLTLVPFEKELIVKEMLSEDELNYINDYHECVFLTLKERFDNEGELEFLAKLTSKI; from the coding sequence TTGGATATTAATAAAAGATTAGCTTTGCTTAGAGATCATATGAGAGATAATGGGGTTGATGCTTATTTGGTAGCAGGCTATGATCCTCATTTTAGTGAATATTCTCATGAAAGATATAGCACTCGTAAGTTTATTACAGGTTTTTCTGGTAGCTTTGGTACGGTAATTATAACATTATCAAAAGCTGTTCTTTTTACAGATGGTAGGTATTTTTTACAGGCCGAGCAAGAGCTTAAGGGAACTGAAATTGCATTAATAAAGCTTGGAGTAAAAGGATCTCCTGATATTTTTACGTATATAAATTTGAATCTTAAAGAATCAAAGCTTGGAATTTATTCAGATGAGATTAGTATAAAGTTTTATAAAGAGTTGTCTGAAAAATGTAAAAATACACATATCAAGGCTTTAAATCAAGATCTAATTGATTTAATTTGGAAATCTAGACCCCAGCTTGAGTTTAGCCATGTATTTGAATTGGCTGATGCTGAGAAGAATAACAAAAGAGCTGAAAAAATCAAATCTATTTATTTGATCTTAGAAAAGAATTTGGCAGATTTTTATGTTATTACTGCTCTTGATGAGATTGCTTGGGTGCTGAATTTAAGAGGGGCAGATGTTGAAGAATCAGCATTATTTTATTCGTTTCTTTTAATATCTAGGAATAAAAATCGAAAAAATGTTCTTTTTGTTGACAYAAAAAAACTTGATTCGGGTGTTAAAGAAGCACTTGAAATGGAAAATTTTGAAATAGAGTCTTACAGCAATTTTTACTGTTTTTTGGACAAAATAAAGCACGAAGGTAAATTTTTTGTTTCATTTTATGCCAATGTTAGGGTTTTAAAAGTTCTTGGTGAGACTAATATCATTTTGGGAGAGAGTATTATAAGTAGTCTTAAGGCATTAAAAACCGATTATGAACTTCTTAAGATGAAAGAAGCGCATATTATTGATGCTATTGCATTGATTAAATTTTTACGTAAATTTAAAAGTCTTAGCAAGGTTGAATTGTCTGAATTAGATGAAATAGATGTTGCTGATATGCTTTTGCATTTTAGAAAATTGAATAAAGATTTTTTTAGTTCTAGCTTTGACTCAATAGTTGGTTTTAGAGAAAATGGAGCTCTTCCGCATTATAAGCCCAAAAGAGGTAGAAAAATAAATACCAATGGTCTTCTTTTGATTGATTCTGGGGGTTCATATTTTGGACTTGGTACGACAGACGTTACAAGAGTTTTTTTAATAGGTGATGCCTCTGATGAAGAAAAGCGCGACTATACTTTGGTTCTTAAGGCTTTCATTGGCCTTTCTTCTTTAAAGTTTCCATATGGATCTTCCGGAGCTTTTCTTGATGGAATTTGTAGATTACCGCTTTTAAAAAATGAATTGAATTTTATTCATGGCACTGGGCATGGTGTTGGGTTTTTTCTTAATGTTCATGAACTTCCAGTTTCTATTAGTCCTAATTCTAGTTATCTTTTTAAAGGATCTGAGGTAGTTTCAATTGAGCCTGGTCTTTATAGAACATTTAGTCACGGAATAAGAATTGAGAATTTAGTTTTTGTAAGGCAAGCTTTTACAAATGACTTTGGAGCTTTTTTAGAGTTTGAGAATTTAACCCTTGTTCCTTTTGAAAAGGAATTGATAGTAAAAGAAATGCTCTCAGAAGATGAGTTAAATTATATCAATGATTATCATGAATGTGTATTTTTAACATTAAAAGAGCGCTTTGATAATGAAGGAGAGTTGGAATTTTTAGCAAAGCTAACAAGTAAAATATGA
- a CDS encoding PASTA domain-containing protein, with protein sequence MFKNKLDLSQSDKNCNNEMLILPKTTIKALLLVIFGSLIVSFAIFFMVLENNEITVVPNLYSLAIEDAVLELQRKELIPHIEFKFSSSALDKGKVIDQGPKPGTVLRHGNKVIIFISKGAIINRVDSFIGKNIDDVIINLKANSFDNSKLLYHIVQPLEVESELPKGIIISQNPSPGSQISSLTDLQFLISKGKDHLDKHVKNYVGIYYKDAIASLLSDSINFDIDLANIGDFGNIISQSIPPGTKINESDKILITIAKPKVDNKIVFGILTYKLRQHPSYVDISVRLKGVDGKNSLIYSFKSKGGLIKLPYEVNKGSMIELYIYDKLINQTVIN encoded by the coding sequence TTGTTTAAAAATAAATTAGATCTGTCTCAGAGTGACAAAAATTGCAATAATGAAATGTTGATTTTGCCCAAAACCACAATTAAGGCATTGCTTTTAGTTATTTTTGGATCTTTAATTGTTTCTTTTGCAATTTTCTTTATGGTTTTAGAAAATAATGAGATTACAGTCGTTCCAAATCTTTATTCTCTTGCTATTGAGGATGCTGTTCTTGAATTGCAGAGAAAAGAGTTGATTCCGCACATTGAATTTAAATTTTCTTCAAGTGCTCTTGATAAAGGGAAAGTAATAGATCAGGGTCCAAAACCAGGAACTGTTTTAAGACATGGCAATAAGGTTATAATTTTCATTAGCAAAGGGGCTATAATAAACAGAGTTGATAGTTTTATTGGTAAAAACATTGACGATGTTATTATTAATTTAAAGGCCAATTCTTTTGATAATTCTAAATTACTTTACCATATTGTTCAACCTCTTGAGGTTGAAAGCGAATTGCCAAAAGGAATAATAATTAGTCAAAATCCATCACCGGGTAGTCAAATATCAAGTTTAACGGATCTTCAATTTTTAATTAGTAAGGGTAAAGATCATTTGGACAAACATGTTAAAAATTATGTTGGAATTTATTATAAAGATGCAATTGCTTCTCTTTTAAGCGATAGCATTAACTTTGACATTGATTTGGCAAATATCGGCGATTTTGGAAATATTATTTCTCAGTCTATTCCGCCTGGAACTAAAATAAATGAATCAGATAAAATTTTAATTACTATTGCAAAGCCCAAGGTTGACAATAAAATTGTTTTTGGAATTTTGACTTATAAATTAAGACAACATCCATCTTATGTCGATATATCTGTTAGGTTAAAAGGCGTGGATGGTAAAAATTCTTTGATTTATTCCTTTAAGTCAAAGGGAGGACTTATTAAGTTGCCCTATGAGGTTAATAAAGGTTCTATGATTGAGCTTTATATTTATGATAAGCTGATTAATCAAACAGTTATAAATTAA